One stretch of Cohnella algarum DNA includes these proteins:
- a CDS encoding nitrite/sulfite reductase, producing MAYEAVWMKNPDKLNKFEFYKMEKDGLDIIRDIVEKYAKEGFASIPQEDFNLFKWAGVYQQKPNNGHFMMRIRIPGGVLTSAQARVLASIGRDYGRGLIDVTTRQAIQYHWLEIEHFPDIFDRLASVGMSGVEACGDCPRTIVGNPLVGIDPDELIDTAPIVDRLEKFFLNNRDFSNLPRKYKMSISANIYNNASAEIQCLGFVPASKVIDGKETIGFHALVGGGLSAKPHLGKQLDMFILPDEVLKVAIGVTTLFRDHGYREKRHYARLKYLVADWGVEKFQEELVKLIGPMPSRGENRVIGWNGSYFDGVHKQKQEGLNYIGLNVPVGRTSSEEFEQLADIADKYGDGTIRTTISQNILLPGIPDAKVEEVLQHPLLERLTPNPNRFMSRTVSCTGNEFCNLAIVETKERARRVAQYLDEHVQLDQPLRIHFIGCPNGCGQKHIADIGLQGSLIKTPEGMIDAFDIAVGGTLGPDPKFNSVLKGRVKGEEVQQVLAQLIEFYKEQRSGNDESFHDFVHRVGVPVLQEKLTAILAAAS from the coding sequence GTGGCCTACGAAGCGGTATGGATGAAGAATCCGGACAAGCTGAATAAATTCGAATTTTATAAAATGGAAAAAGACGGCCTCGACATTATCCGCGACATCGTGGAAAAGTATGCGAAGGAAGGGTTCGCGTCGATTCCTCAGGAGGATTTCAACCTATTTAAATGGGCCGGCGTATATCAGCAAAAGCCGAACAACGGCCACTTCATGATGCGCATCCGGATTCCCGGCGGCGTGCTGACGAGCGCCCAGGCCCGGGTGCTGGCATCCATCGGCCGCGACTACGGCCGCGGACTGATCGACGTGACGACCCGTCAGGCGATCCAGTACCACTGGCTGGAAATCGAGCATTTTCCCGACATTTTCGACCGTCTCGCTTCCGTCGGCATGTCGGGGGTCGAAGCTTGCGGCGACTGCCCGCGGACGATCGTCGGCAACCCGCTCGTCGGCATCGATCCGGACGAATTGATCGACACGGCGCCGATCGTCGACCGGCTCGAGAAGTTTTTCCTGAACAATCGGGACTTCTCGAACCTGCCGCGCAAATACAAAATGTCCATCTCGGCCAACATTTACAATAACGCCAGCGCCGAAATCCAGTGCCTGGGCTTCGTCCCGGCCTCGAAAGTGATCGACGGCAAAGAAACGATCGGCTTCCACGCGCTCGTCGGCGGCGGCCTGTCGGCCAAGCCGCACTTGGGCAAACAGCTCGACATGTTCATTTTGCCGGACGAAGTGCTGAAGGTCGCCATCGGCGTTACGACGCTGTTCCGCGATCACGGCTACCGGGAAAAACGCCACTACGCGCGCCTGAAATACCTGGTCGCCGACTGGGGCGTCGAGAAGTTCCAGGAAGAGCTGGTGAAGCTGATCGGCCCGATGCCGTCCCGCGGGGAAAACCGGGTAATCGGCTGGAACGGCTCCTACTTCGACGGCGTGCACAAGCAAAAGCAGGAAGGCCTGAACTACATCGGCCTGAACGTGCCGGTCGGCCGCACGAGCAGCGAGGAGTTCGAACAGCTGGCCGATATCGCCGACAAATACGGCGACGGCACGATCCGGACGACGATTTCGCAAAATATTTTGCTGCCCGGCATCCCGGACGCCAAAGTCGAAGAAGTACTGCAGCACCCGCTGCTTGAGCGCCTCACGCCCAACCCGAACCGGTTCATGAGCCGGACGGTGTCGTGCACGGGGAACGAATTTTGCAACCTGGCCATCGTCGAAACGAAGGAGCGCGCCCGCCGCGTCGCCCAATATTTGGACGAACACGTGCAGCTCGACCAGCCGCTCCGCATTCACTTCATCGGCTGCCCGAACGGCTGCGGCCAGAAGCACATCGCCGACATCGGCTTGCAGGGCTCCCTGATCAAGACGCCGGAAGGCATGATCGACGCCTTCGATATCGCCGTCGGCGGCACGCTCGGTCCGGATCCGAAGTTCAATTCGGTGCTCAAAGGCCGGGTCAAGGGCGAAGAAGTCCAGCAGGTGCTCGCGCAGCTGATCGAATTTTACAAGGAGCAGCGCAGCGGAAACGACGAATCGTTCCACGATTTCGTCCACCGCGTGGGCGTTCCCGTTCTCCAGGAGAAGCTGACGGCGATTTTGGCTGCGGCTTCCTGA
- a CDS encoding TIGR02206 family membrane protein, translating into MEFEAFSAAHVAAMAACAAAVAAIVVFRGRLRRPGASKAVAYTIAAVLAASELSLQASYFLTDSWTFGSLPLQLCSMMVFLSCATLLTSSYRLYEITFFLGILGALQAMLTPALDETFPQFRYFHFFIAHIAIIAANVFMTAVTGFRPTVRSVVRALVWLNLLAIPAGIVNAWKGTNFMFLARKPATGSLLDLLAPWPWYILQLEVVAAAFCFLLLGVVRLADFVFGRREAASGS; encoded by the coding sequence ATGGAATTCGAAGCGTTTTCGGCTGCTCATGTCGCGGCGATGGCCGCTTGCGCCGCGGCCGTGGCCGCGATCGTCGTTTTTCGCGGGCGGCTGAGACGGCCGGGCGCGAGCAAGGCGGTCGCCTATACGATTGCCGCCGTCCTGGCGGCGAGCGAGCTGTCGCTGCAGGCGTCCTATTTTCTGACGGATTCCTGGACGTTCGGGTCGCTGCCGCTGCAGCTTTGCAGCATGATGGTCTTCTTGTCCTGCGCGACTTTGCTGACGTCCAGCTACAGGCTGTACGAGATTACCTTTTTCCTGGGGATTCTCGGGGCGCTGCAGGCGATGCTGACGCCGGCGCTCGACGAAACGTTCCCGCAGTTCCGCTACTTCCACTTTTTTATCGCGCATATCGCCATCATCGCGGCCAACGTGTTCATGACCGCCGTCACCGGCTTCCGTCCGACCGTCCGGTCCGTCGTCCGGGCGCTCGTTTGGTTGAATTTGCTTGCCATCCCCGCCGGCATCGTCAACGCGTGGAAAGGGACCAACTTTATGTTTCTCGCTCGCAAACCGGCAACCGGGTCGTTGCTGGATCTGCTGGCCCCATGGCCCTGGTACATTTTGCAGCTGGAGGTTGTGGCGGCGGCGTTTTGCTTCTTGCTGCTCGGCGTCGTCCGGCTCGCCGATTTCGTCTTCGGGAGACGGGAAGCGGCGTCGGGCTCATAG
- the pyk gene encoding pyruvate kinase, whose translation MRKTKIICTMGPACEDVSILKEMIEAGMTVARLNMAHGELEDHAGRIDKIRQAARDLNTFVPIMMDIKGPEVRIGKLKEASCELKAGEELVLTTEEVLGDSARLPVNYADLPNDVKAGDRILIDDGLVDLTVLRVEGTEIACRIVNGGTLKPRKGVNLPGIKTSLPGVTERDVQHIHFGLKHNVEMIAASFVRKAEDILEIRRILEENNAGHVQIISKIENEEGVANLDAIIEASDGIMVARGDLGVEVPIEDVPLIQREMIEKCNLAGKPVIVATHMLESMQVNPRPTRAEVSDVSNAVLQGADVVMLSGESAAGKYPVLSVRTMATIAKKAEGMIDYKEQFHKKIAHHATNTTEIISQSAVSASLELNAAAIVAATESGFTARMVSKYRPQAPIIAISQHEKVLSKISLLSGVIPVKSGAVSTTDEMFESAVRGALQTDVVKPGDTIVISAGVPFGQSGTTNLIKVQQV comes from the coding sequence ATGCGCAAAACGAAAATCATTTGCACGATGGGACCCGCGTGCGAGGACGTAAGCATCCTGAAAGAGATGATCGAGGCGGGGATGACGGTAGCCCGCTTGAATATGGCTCATGGCGAGCTCGAGGACCATGCCGGCCGGATCGACAAAATCCGCCAGGCCGCTCGCGACCTGAATACATTCGTTCCGATCATGATGGATATCAAAGGTCCCGAGGTTCGGATCGGCAAGCTGAAGGAAGCTTCCTGCGAGCTGAAGGCGGGCGAAGAGCTCGTTCTGACGACGGAGGAAGTGCTCGGAGATTCCGCTCGGCTGCCGGTCAACTATGCGGATCTGCCGAACGATGTCAAAGCGGGCGACCGGATTTTGATCGACGACGGGCTCGTGGACTTGACGGTTTTGCGGGTTGAGGGGACCGAAATTGCTTGCCGCATTGTCAACGGCGGCACGCTCAAGCCGAGAAAAGGCGTCAATCTGCCGGGCATCAAAACGTCGCTGCCGGGCGTGACCGAGCGGGACGTTCAGCATATTCATTTCGGACTCAAGCATAATGTGGAAATGATCGCGGCGTCCTTCGTCCGCAAAGCCGAAGATATTTTGGAAATCCGCCGCATTCTGGAGGAAAACAACGCCGGCCACGTCCAGATCATTTCGAAAATCGAAAACGAAGAGGGCGTGGCGAACCTCGACGCGATCATCGAAGCGTCCGACGGCATTATGGTCGCCCGCGGCGACCTGGGCGTCGAAGTTCCGATCGAGGACGTGCCGCTCATTCAGCGGGAAATGATCGAAAAGTGCAACCTCGCGGGCAAACCGGTCATCGTCGCGACCCACATGCTGGAGTCGATGCAGGTGAACCCCCGTCCGACCCGGGCGGAAGTCAGCGACGTGTCCAACGCGGTGCTTCAGGGAGCCGACGTCGTCATGCTGTCGGGAGAATCGGCCGCCGGCAAATATCCGGTCCTGTCCGTACGGACGATGGCGACGATCGCGAAAAAAGCGGAGGGCATGATCGACTACAAAGAGCAGTTCCACAAAAAGATCGCCCATCACGCGACGAACACGACGGAAATCATCAGCCAAAGCGCGGTCAGCGCTTCGCTTGAGCTGAATGCGGCGGCCATCGTCGCGGCCACCGAAAGCGGCTTTACCGCCCGCATGGTGTCCAAGTACCGGCCGCAGGCGCCGATCATCGCCATCTCGCAGCATGAAAAGGTGCTGTCCAAAATCAGCCTGCTGTCCGGCGTCATTCCGGTCAAGAGCGGCGCCGTCTCGACGACGGACGAAATGTTCGAGTCCGCCGTCCGCGGAGCGCTGCAAACGGACGTCGTGAAGCCGGGCGACACGATCGTCATCTCCGCCGGCGTGCCGTTCGGTCAGTCGGGAACGACGAACCTCATTAAAGTTCAACAGGTTTAA
- a CDS encoding YheC/YheD family protein, with protein MLIGVYYPESPLERLPGKRLEALAAEAVRQHVQLVFFDEKGVDLKRNLVKGQTFERGRWTERELPLPSVVIDEQPRPPADRSPIEQSLSRRVTFASHAIQGKLRTMELLQRSDSLRGLLIPTAPARDASDVLRALEAYGRVVLKPDNGRQGEGIVAVEADGLYYRWLEGFRLQKLDFAMLDRAVRALGRNGLYLVQPYINCVTEKGEPFDFRIRAQRNGEGGWTVTRIYPRLGQPGAVASNSRGRNGRTIELEPFLKERFPQQHPFIERHLRHLALEIAACADGGSDFPLDELEIDLTIDEGLRTWFYEADMSPQAADHEPERAVHTIAYAKRIAARAAAASNLR; from the coding sequence GTGTTAATCGGCGTCTATTACCCGGAATCTCCCCTCGAGCGGCTACCGGGCAAACGGCTCGAAGCGCTTGCGGCCGAAGCGGTCCGGCAGCACGTTCAGCTCGTTTTTTTCGATGAAAAAGGGGTGGACCTGAAGCGGAATCTCGTCAAAGGCCAAACGTTCGAGAGGGGACGATGGACGGAAAGGGAGCTGCCGCTTCCTTCGGTCGTCATCGACGAGCAGCCGAGGCCGCCGGCCGACCGCTCGCCGATCGAGCAAAGCCTGAGCCGGAGAGTGACCTTTGCGTCGCATGCGATTCAGGGGAAGCTGCGCACGATGGAGCTGCTGCAAAGATCGGACAGTCTGAGGGGACTGCTCATTCCGACCGCGCCGGCGCGCGATGCGTCGGACGTGCTGCGGGCGCTCGAAGCGTACGGACGCGTAGTGCTGAAGCCGGACAACGGGCGTCAGGGGGAAGGCATCGTCGCGGTCGAAGCCGACGGGCTTTACTATCGCTGGCTGGAAGGCTTCAGGCTTCAGAAGCTGGACTTTGCCATGCTGGATCGCGCCGTCCGCGCCCTTGGCCGGAACGGCCTGTATTTGGTCCAGCCGTATATCAACTGCGTCACGGAAAAAGGGGAACCGTTCGATTTCCGCATTCGCGCGCAGCGAAACGGGGAAGGGGGATGGACCGTGACCCGCATTTATCCGAGGCTCGGCCAACCGGGGGCGGTCGCGAGCAACAGTCGCGGCCGCAACGGAAGGACGATCGAACTGGAGCCCTTTCTGAAAGAACGGTTTCCGCAGCAGCATCCGTTTATCGAGCGCCATCTCCGCCATCTCGCCCTTGAAATCGCGGCTTGCGCGGACGGCGGCTCCGATTTCCCGCTGGACGAGCTGGAGATCGATCTGACGATCGACGAAGGGCTGCGGACGTGGTTTTACGAGGCCGACATGTCGCCGCAGGCCGCCGACCACGAGCCGGAGCGGGCCGTCCATACGATCGCTTACGCGAAGCGTATCGCCGCCCGCGCCGCCGCGGCTTCGAATTTGCGTTAG